From a region of the Impatiens glandulifera chromosome 4, dImpGla2.1, whole genome shotgun sequence genome:
- the LOC124934976 gene encoding pentatricopeptide repeat-containing protein At1g77405 → MISTRPLRQQSASLVEQILTIIIQNRPFDAKLAASIVNPTQTWTVDTVSEVLQSIPRFFFQSSRSIGRQKTFRHRTPIKQRKLQLESKRIRKGILVLGPSAHRDPNNVKLGLDKALEFFYWLENRFGFIHNERTCRDMACVLAKGNRLNTLWNFLKEMSDREDSKVGKLVTTMTITCLIKVLGEEGLVAEALTAFYRMKQFYCRPDVCSYNTIIHALCRVGDFKKAKFLLEQMELPGFRCPPDTFTYTILISSYCKHAMQTGCKKAIRRRMWEANHLFRIMVFKGFIPDIVTYNCLIDGCCKTHRIERALELFNDMKKVKEKEKNEEMYCVPNRVTYNSFIRYYSAVNEIDKAVEMLRAMGEEPSSSSYTPIIHAMCRAGRVLEARDFLVELVKGGSVPREDTFKLVCKVLDEAGEEDLLDGEIRRKIGDGIRNRYDYVRKVKPIMVHQ, encoded by the coding sequence ATGATCTCAACAAGACCACTCCGTCAGCAAAGCGCATCTCTAGTCGAACAAATTCTAACAATTATAATTCAAAACAGACCTTTCGACGCCAAATTAGCAGCTTCAATCGTCAATCCTACACAAACATGGACTGTCGATACTGTTTCCGAGGTTCTTCAATCAATACCTAGATTCTTCTTCCAATCATCTCGTTCAATTGGCCGCCAGAAAACCTTCCGTCACCGAACACCTATTAAGCAGAGGAAACTTCAACTAGAATCAAAGAGAATCCGTAAAGGTATCCTCGTTCTCGGTCCATCTGCTCATAGAGATCCTAACAATGTGAAGCTAGGTTTGGACAAGGCATTGGAGTTCTTCTATTGGCTGGAGAATCGATTTGGATTCATACACAATGAAAGAACCTGCAGAGATATGGCTTGCGTTCTTGCTAAAGGTAACAGATTAAACACTCTTTGGAATTTCTTGAAAGAAATGTCGGATAGAGAAGATAGTAAGGTAGGGAAACTAGTAACAACCATGACCATAACCTGTTTGATAAAAGTCCTAGGAGAAGAAGGGTTAGTCGCGGAAGCATTAACCGCGTTTTACAGAATGAAACAATTCTACTGCAGACCAGATGTTTGTTCATACAATACGATAATTCACGCTCTTTGTAGAGTTGGGGATTTCAAAAAAGCCAAGTTTTTATTAGAACAGATGGAATTACCCGGTTTTAGATGCCCTCCAGATACATTCACATACACTATACTCATCAGTTCTTACTGTAAACATGCTATGCAAACTGGATGCAAGAAGGCTATTAGGAGGAGAATGTGGGAAGCTAATCACTTGTTTCGCATTATGGTTTTCAAAGGGTTTATACCTGATATAGTAACGTATAACTGTTTGATCGACGGTTGTTGCAAGACTCATAGGATAGAGAGGGCACTCGAATTGTTCAATGATATGAAGAAGgtgaaggagaaggagaagaatgaGGAGATGTATTGTGTTCCGAATAGAGTTACTTATAATTCGTTTATTAGATATTATAGTGCAGTGAATGAGATTGATAAAGCGGTTGAAATGTTGAGAGCGATGGGAGAAGAACCGAGTTCGAGTTCTTATACTCCTATAATACATGCTATGTGTAGAGCGGGTAGGGTTTTGGAGGCTAGAGATTTTCTTGTTGAGTTAGTGAAGGGGGGTTCGGTTCCTAGAGAAGATACGTTTAAGTTGGTTTGCAAGGTATTGGATGAAGCGGGAGAGGAGGATTTATTGGATGGTGAAATAAGGCGGAAAATTGGAGATGGTATAAGAAATAGATATGATTATGTTAGGAAAGTTAAACCGATTATGGTTCATCAATAA
- the LOC124934367 gene encoding probable 26S proteasome non-ATPase regulatory subunit 3, whose translation MTQDVEMKEQQPAAASLSVISVTPSTLQHLKEIASLIETGAYTREVRRIVRAVRLTITLRKKLKATVLSAFLNFALVSGSDVHTRLSSYLPKEDVNDMEVDTATSAAQVTARHSLPELEIYCYLLVLIFLIDEKKYKEAKTCSSASIARLKNLNRRTVDVLAARLYFYYSLSYELTNDLAEIRGNLLALHRIATLRHDELGQETLLNLLLRNYLHYNLYDQAEKLRSKAPRFEAHSNQQFCRYLFYLGKIRTIQLEYTDAKESLLQAARKAPIAALGFRVQCNKWAVLVRLLLGEIPERTVFMQKGMEQALRPYFELTNAVRIGDLEQFRSVAEKFSGTFTSDGTHNLIVRLRHNVIRTGLRNISISYSRISLVDVAKKLRLGSDNPVADAESIVAKAIRDGAIDATLDHGKGWMVSKETVDIYSTNEPQIAFNSRIAFCLNMHNEAVRALRFPPPNSHKEKERAEKRRERHQQEQELVKHIAEEDDDDEF comes from the exons ATGACTCAAGACGTTGAGATGAAAGAGCAGCAACCAGCTGCTGCATCTCTTTCTGTTATATCCGTCACTCCTTCTACTCTGCAGC ATTTGAAGGAGATTGCTTCACTAATCGAGACCGGAGCTTATACCAGAGAGGTTCGTCGGATTGTTCGTGCTGTTCGTCTGACGATTACATTGAGGAAGAAGCTGAAAGCTACTGTTTTATCTGCGTTCCTCAATTTTGCCCTTGTGTCTGGATCTGATGTCCACACTCGCTTATCTTCTTATCTTCCTAAG GAAGATGTGAATGATATGGAAGTTGATACAGCAACATCTGCAGCTCAAGTTACTGCAAGACACTCTTTACCTGAGCTTGAGATTTATTGCTACTTGCTTGTGctgatatttttaattgatgaaaaaaaGTACAAAGAG GCTAAAACGTGTTCTTCTGCGAGCATTGCCCGTCTTAAGAATTTGAATAGGCGAACTGTGGATGTTCTGGCTGCCAGACTTTACTTTTACTACTCTCTTAGCTATGAACTTACTAATGATCTGGCTGAAATTCGTGG TAATCTTCTTGCATTGCATCGGATCGCCACATTGCGTCATGATGAGTTGGGTCAG GAAACACTTCTCAATCTCCTCCTTCGCAATTACCTTCACTATAACCTATATGATCAAGCTGAAAAGCTCAGGTCCAAGGCACCCCGCTTTGAAGCTCATTCTAATCAACAG TTTTGTCGCTATCTTTTCTATCTTGGAAAGATTAGGACAATCCAGTTGGAGTACACTGATGCAAAAGAATCCCTTCTTCAAGCTGCTCGAAAAGCCCCTATTGCAGCTCTAGGTTTCCGTGTGCAATGCAATAAGTGGGCTGTGTTAGTTCGTCTTCTTCTCGGAGAAATCCCTGAGAGAACAGTTTTTATGCAGAAAGGAATGGAACAAGCTTTAAGGCCATACTTTGAGCTTACAAAT GCTGTTCGAATAGGTGATCTGGAACAGTTCCGGTCAGTTGCAGAGAAATTTTCAGGAACATTCACTTCTGACGGAACCCACAATCTAATTGTGAGGTTACGTCATAATGTGATCAGGACTGGACTGAGGAACATTAGCATATCTTATTCTCGAATCTCATTGGTTGACGTGGCAAAGAAACTGAGGTTGGGGTCTGATAATCCTGTTGCAGACGCAGAGAGTATTGTGGCCAAGGCAATAAGGGATGGTGCTATAGACGCCACACTTGATCATGGAAAAGGGTGGATGGTTTCGAAAGAGACTGTTGACATTTACTCCACAAACGAGCCTCAAATtgcttttaactcgaggattgCTTTCTGTCTTAACATGCATAATGAGGCGGTTCGTGCTCTTAGGTTTCCTCCCCCGAATTCTCATAAGGAGAAGGAAAGGGCGGAGAAGAGGAGAGAAAGGCATCAGCAGGAGCAAGAGCTTGTCAAGCATATCGCAGAAGAGGATGATGACGATGAATTCTGa